From one Bombus affinis isolate iyBomAffi1 chromosome 9, iyBomAffi1.2, whole genome shotgun sequence genomic stretch:
- the LOC126920691 gene encoding uncharacterized protein LOC126920691 isoform X3, whose amino-acid sequence MYTYGDKICCKSLASFKDECQFLHFKSNLTNLRDVFAMTEERAMQHNGKDPWYVGWKNCHLQILDIMKRYYNLPHFLPEDAEVPYSNYVFLGYEEGAIMHLDYISRLMWQGQIIGNKTWSVAPTPECDTVCTRFNFTVYAGDIVLLDTRIWYHSTYVKGGNFSLTVTSEYG is encoded by the exons ATGTAT ACCTATGGTGATAAAATATGCTGCAAGTCATTGGCCAGCTTCAAAG ATGAATGTCAGTTCTTGCATTTCAAAAGTAATCTTACCAATTTACGTGATGTTTTTGCAATGACTGAAGAAAGAGCTATGCAGCATAATGGTAAAGATCCTTGGTATGTTGGTTGGAAAAATTGTCACCTTCAGATTTTGGATATTATGAAACGGTACTACAATCTACCTCATTTTTTACCAGAGGATGCGGAGGTTCCTTATTCCAATTATGTTTTTTTAGGATATGAAGAAGGTGCCATTATGCAT CTAGATTATATTTCGCGTCTAATGTGGCAAGGGCAAATTATAGGCAATAAAACGTGGAGCGTCGCTCCGACTCCGGAATGTGATACTGTTTGTACGCGTTTTAATTTTACTGTTTATGCTGGAGATATTGTTTTGTTGGATACAAGAATTTGGTATCATAGCACTTATGTGAAAGGAGGAAACTTTAGCTTGACAGTCACTTCAGAGTACGGATAg
- the LOC126920691 gene encoding uncharacterized protein LOC126920691 isoform X2: MEQSDNILEDIEEAFLVLTESFLEQGASLVDLKSASLENNIKNKRNHISHYLCSKKVLLALFTPIFCSILFKYLYFDIIRSIRETRCLIPNNYFIWEFTRPISNCDYCRDVTSALILPNLTREEFKQYAYSSRPMVIKYAASHWPASKKELCSIMVKILEDAEVPYSNYVFLGYEEGAIMHLDYISRLMWQGQIIGNKTWSVAPTPECDTVCTRFNFTVYAGDIVLLDTRIWYHSTYVKGGNFSLTVTSEYG, translated from the exons ATGGAACAGAGTGATAATATATTAGAAGATATAGAAGAAGCATTTCTAGTTTTAACAGAAAGCTTCCTGGAACAAGGTGCATCGTTAGTAGATCTTAAGTCTGCTAGTTTAgaaaataacataaaaaataaaaggaacCATATCTCACATTACTTGTGTTCTAAAAAGGTTCTTCTTGCCTTATTCACACCAATATTTTGTAGcatactttttaaatatttatattttgatataatCAGAAGCATTCGTGAAACTAGATGCTTAATAccaaataattatttcatatgGGAATTTACAAGACCGATATCAAATTGTGATTATTGTCGGGATGTTACTTCAGCACTGATCTTGCCAAATTTAACAAGAGAAGAATTCAAACAATATGCCTATTCTTCTAGACCTATGGTGATAAAATATGCTGCAAGTCATTGGCCAGCTTCAAAG AAAGAGCTATGCAGCATAATGGTAAAGATCCTTG AGGATGCGGAGGTTCCTTATTCCAATTATGTTTTTTTAGGATATGAAGAAGGTGCCATTATGCAT CTAGATTATATTTCGCGTCTAATGTGGCAAGGGCAAATTATAGGCAATAAAACGTGGAGCGTCGCTCCGACTCCGGAATGTGATACTGTTTGTACGCGTTTTAATTTTACTGTTTATGCTGGAGATATTGTTTTGTTGGATACAAGAATTTGGTATCATAGCACTTATGTGAAAGGAGGAAACTTTAGCTTGACAGTCACTTCAGAGTACGGATAg
- the LOC126920691 gene encoding uncharacterized protein LOC126920691 isoform X1: MEQSDNILEDIEEAFLVLTESFLEQGASLVDLKSASLENNIKNKRNHISHYLCSKKVLLALFTPIFCSILFKYLYFDIIRSIRETRCLIPNNYFIWEFTRPISNCDYCRDVTSALILPNLTREEFKQYAYSSRPMVIKYAASHWPASKVFSWKFFKDLYENIDGAYDSVDECQFLHFKSNLTNLRDVFAMTEERAMQHNGKDPWYVGWKNCHLQILDIMKRYYNLPHFLPEDAEVPYSNYVFLGYEEGAIMHLDYISRLMWQGQIIGNKTWSVAPTPECDTVCTRFNFTVYAGDIVLLDTRIWYHSTYVKGGNFSLTVTSEYG, from the exons ATGGAACAGAGTGATAATATATTAGAAGATATAGAAGAAGCATTTCTAGTTTTAACAGAAAGCTTCCTGGAACAAGGTGCATCGTTAGTAGATCTTAAGTCTGCTAGTTTAgaaaataacataaaaaataaaaggaacCATATCTCACATTACTTGTGTTCTAAAAAGGTTCTTCTTGCCTTATTCACACCAATATTTTGTAGcatactttttaaatatttatattttgatataatCAGAAGCATTCGTGAAACTAGATGCTTAATAccaaataattatttcatatgGGAATTTACAAGACCGATATCAAATTGTGATTATTGTCGGGATGTTACTTCAGCACTGATCTTGCCAAATTTAACAAGAGAAGAATTCAAACAATATGCCTATTCTTCTAGACCTATGGTGATAAAATATGCTGCAAGTCATTGGCCAGCTTCAAAGGTATTTAGCTGGAAATTCTTCAAAGATTTATATGAGAATATTGATGGTGCTTATGATTCGGTAGATGAATGTCAGTTCTTGCATTTCAAAAGTAATCTTACCAATTTACGTGATGTTTTTGCAATGACTGAAGAAAGAGCTATGCAGCATAATGGTAAAGATCCTTGGTATGTTGGTTGGAAAAATTGTCACCTTCAGATTTTGGATATTATGAAACGGTACTACAATCTACCTCATTTTTTACCAGAGGATGCGGAGGTTCCTTATTCCAATTATGTTTTTTTAGGATATGAAGAAGGTGCCATTATGCAT CTAGATTATATTTCGCGTCTAATGTGGCAAGGGCAAATTATAGGCAATAAAACGTGGAGCGTCGCTCCGACTCCGGAATGTGATACTGTTTGTACGCGTTTTAATTTTACTGTTTATGCTGGAGATATTGTTTTGTTGGATACAAGAATTTGGTATCATAGCACTTATGTGAAAGGAGGAAACTTTAGCTTGACAGTCACTTCAGAGTACGGATAg